Proteins from a single region of Mailhella massiliensis:
- a CDS encoding DUF2190 family protein: protein MQNKIQGTHLMSYAPSSDPVKGGSLVKLGDSLYGVAVNDLAVNETGIVDTDGVFELPKAAGAVTQGAPLYVDGDGKVTATATDKAYCGRAFAAAGSSDATVKVMLNFGMDPSAYNAG from the coding sequence ATGCAGAACAAGATTCAGGGAACCCACCTCATGAGCTACGCGCCTTCTTCCGATCCTGTGAAGGGCGGCAGCTTGGTGAAACTGGGGGACTCCCTTTACGGCGTGGCGGTGAATGACCTTGCCGTGAATGAAACCGGCATTGTGGATACGGACGGCGTTTTCGAGCTTCCCAAGGCTGCGGGCGCCGTTACCCAGGGCGCGCCGCTGTATGTCGACGGCGACGGCAAGGTGACGGCCACGGCAACGGACAAGGCCTATTGCGGCCGGGCCTTTGCTGCTGCCGGAAGTTCGGATGCCACGGTCAAGGTCATGCTGAACTTCGGCATGGACCCTTCGGCCTACAACGCGGGCTAG
- a CDS encoding glycoside hydrolase family 108 protein, which produces MGCFEKAHTFVARMEGGFVDDPADPGGTTNYGVSLRFLKTQGLEVGDIDGDGDIDADDIRALTPERAAGVLRRSFWDVFPLDNVPDPLALAVYDTAVNMGVGQAKRLTQKALSVDADGRWGPLTWAAIKACSDPRATALTLVGLRSCRYAGLIVKNPDLRKFVRGWENRIKALEKEIRSAA; this is translated from the coding sequence ATGGGCTGCTTTGAAAAGGCCCATACCTTCGTGGCGCGCATGGAGGGCGGCTTTGTGGACGACCCCGCCGACCCCGGCGGAACCACGAACTACGGCGTATCCCTGCGCTTTCTCAAGACTCAGGGCCTTGAAGTCGGGGATATCGACGGCGACGGCGACATAGATGCCGACGATATCCGGGCGCTTACGCCGGAGCGTGCGGCGGGAGTGCTCCGCCGTTCGTTCTGGGATGTGTTTCCGCTGGATAATGTGCCGGACCCGCTGGCCCTGGCCGTGTACGACACGGCCGTGAACATGGGGGTGGGGCAGGCCAAGAGGCTGACGCAGAAGGCTCTTTCCGTAGATGCGGACGGCCGCTGGGGCCCGCTGACCTGGGCGGCCATAAAGGCCTGTTCTGATCCCAGGGCAACGGCTCTTACTCTGGTGGGGCTCCGCAGTTGTCGATATGCCGGGCTCATCGTCAAAAATCCAGACCTGAGGAAGTTTGTCCGGGGCTGGGAAAACCGCATAAAGGCGCTGGAAAAGGAAATAAGGAGTGCGGCATGA
- a CDS encoding head-tail joining protein, producing the protein MNILDRLDADMNAVFSQEDGITEACVVENVALRCFYEYPTEDAQPGSARLATPVRAPYATLLASEVKAKLGRKLKRGDVLTVRGKAFRIEVIRPDGIGGLVCKLKRQEPGND; encoded by the coding sequence ATGAACATTCTGGACAGACTGGATGCAGACATGAACGCCGTGTTCTCCCAGGAAGACGGCATAACGGAAGCCTGCGTTGTGGAGAACGTGGCCCTGCGCTGCTTTTACGAATACCCCACGGAAGACGCTCAGCCCGGTTCCGCGCGGCTGGCCACGCCGGTGCGGGCTCCGTATGCCACGCTGCTGGCTTCGGAGGTGAAAGCGAAGCTCGGCCGCAAGCTGAAACGCGGGGATGTGCTCACCGTTCGCGGCAAGGCGTTCCGCATCGAGGTCATCCGGCCCGACGGCATAGGGGGCCTTGTGTGCAAGCTGAAGCGGCAGGAGCCGGGCAATGATTGA
- a CDS encoding DUF2635 domain-containing protein, whose protein sequence is MQREQMFVKPASGRVVRDPSTGLPLPEGGAVVEKTQFWLRRLREGDVEKIHPESKETE, encoded by the coding sequence ATGCAGCGCGAACAGATGTTTGTGAAGCCTGCATCCGGCCGCGTGGTGCGCGACCCGTCCACCGGCCTGCCGCTTCCTGAAGGCGGCGCCGTTGTGGAAAAAACGCAGTTCTGGCTGCGGCGTCTCAGGGAAGGCGACGTGGAGAAAATCCACCCCGAAAGCAAGGAGACGGAATAA
- a CDS encoding phage tail sheath subtilisin-like domain-containing protein — MAISFNEVPQGILVPGAYVEFDNSQAMQGASLMDYTALICAQMLEGGKAEPLKAYSVTGAERAAELFGRGSQAHLMARAFFENNGYTSLRMIGVEDGEELTKATGSISVKGTATLGAPIYLYIAGQAVSVPCATGTEAAALATAMAAAINAEADLPVTAQASDTTVTLTARNGGTLGNDIDIRPAYYNETMPEGIELTVTAMSKGAGQPDVEELIAAWGDTWYHVVVWPWNDRGSLRTLEAELEDRWGPLRHIDGVAITSKAGTFSELQDFGSGEDKGNYAHISIVEACKTPTLPAVRAAAVAALVAYYGNNDPARPFQTLTISGDLAPAQEDRLTLEERNLLLKAGIATTVTDAGGNVTIERMVTNYLATSSGAADTSYQDVNTLLTLSYLRYDFRSRILRKYPRHKLAGDTETIAPGQAVMTPKIGRAEAVAAFQDWQELGLVEDMAKFKAGLVCERNAADVNRLDWLITPDLVNQFRVAAVQIQFRL; from the coding sequence ATGGCCATATCGTTCAATGAAGTGCCGCAGGGCATTCTTGTGCCCGGCGCCTATGTCGAGTTCGACAACAGCCAGGCCATGCAGGGCGCAAGCCTCATGGACTACACGGCGCTCATCTGCGCCCAGATGCTGGAAGGCGGAAAGGCGGAGCCGCTCAAGGCCTACAGCGTGACCGGCGCAGAGCGTGCGGCGGAACTTTTCGGCCGCGGCTCCCAGGCTCACCTCATGGCCCGGGCCTTTTTTGAAAACAACGGCTATACGAGCCTACGCATGATAGGCGTGGAAGACGGGGAAGAGCTGACCAAAGCCACCGGCTCCATATCCGTGAAAGGCACGGCCACGCTGGGCGCGCCCATCTATCTGTATATCGCGGGGCAGGCGGTGTCCGTACCCTGCGCAACGGGAACGGAAGCGGCGGCGCTGGCCACGGCCATGGCTGCGGCCATCAATGCGGAAGCGGACCTTCCCGTAACGGCACAGGCAAGCGATACCACGGTTACGCTCACGGCCAGAAACGGCGGCACTCTGGGCAACGACATAGACATCCGCCCGGCCTACTACAACGAAACCATGCCCGAAGGCATCGAGCTGACCGTTACGGCCATGAGCAAGGGCGCCGGCCAGCCCGATGTGGAAGAGCTCATCGCCGCCTGGGGCGATACCTGGTACCACGTCGTAGTCTGGCCGTGGAACGACCGCGGCAGCCTGCGCACGCTGGAAGCCGAGCTGGAAGACCGCTGGGGTCCCCTGCGCCATATCGACGGCGTGGCCATCACCTCCAAGGCGGGCACGTTTTCCGAGCTTCAGGATTTCGGCAGCGGGGAAGACAAGGGCAACTACGCGCATATCTCCATTGTGGAAGCCTGCAAAACGCCCACGCTTCCGGCGGTGCGCGCTGCGGCCGTGGCGGCTCTGGTGGCCTACTACGGCAACAACGACCCCGCGCGTCCGTTCCAGACGCTGACCATTTCCGGCGACCTTGCTCCGGCACAGGAAGACCGGCTTACCCTTGAAGAACGCAACCTGCTGCTGAAGGCGGGCATAGCCACCACGGTGACCGATGCGGGCGGCAACGTGACCATTGAGCGCATGGTGACCAACTACCTTGCCACGTCCTCCGGCGCGGCCGATACCAGCTATCAGGACGTGAATACGCTGCTCACGCTCTCGTATCTCCGGTATGACTTCCGTTCCCGCATCCTGCGCAAGTATCCCCGCCACAAGCTGGCCGGCGACACGGAAACCATAGCGCCCGGCCAGGCGGTCATGACTCCGAAAATCGGCCGTGCCGAGGCCGTGGCGGCCTTCCAGGACTGGCAGGAACTCGGCCTTGTGGAAGACATGGCCAAGTTCAAGGCAGGCCTTGTGTGTGAGCGCAATGCCGCAGACGTGAACCGCCTGGACTGGCTCATCACTCCCGATCTCGTCAACCAGTTCCGCGTGGCCGCGGTGCAGATTCAGTTCCGGCTGTAA
- a CDS encoding phage tail tube protein: protein MAIGNRRAGRISFKVDGTLYEAKGNFSYNLGLDVRAAIIGADGVHGYKETPQVAYIEGAVTDREDLDLEALVGADECTVTLELNNGKIITLSRAWFAGDGTASTEEAEIPVRFESKNRAQEVK from the coding sequence ATGGCAATAGGCAATCGCCGTGCGGGCCGCATTTCCTTCAAGGTGGACGGTACGCTTTACGAGGCAAAGGGCAATTTTTCGTACAATCTGGGGCTGGATGTCCGTGCAGCCATCATCGGGGCCGACGGTGTGCACGGCTACAAGGAAACGCCGCAGGTGGCCTACATAGAGGGCGCCGTAACCGACAGAGAAGACCTTGATCTGGAAGCTCTTGTCGGTGCGGATGAATGCACCGTCACGCTGGAGCTCAACAACGGCAAGATCATCACGCTTTCCCGCGCGTGGTTCGCGGGCGACGGTACGGCGTCCACCGAAGAAGCGGAAATCCCCGTGCGTTTTGAATCCAAGAACCGCGCTCAGGAGGTGAAGTGA
- a CDS encoding phage tail assembly protein: protein MNDVVPVTVTLNYPVQFGDELITELKFTRRVRLSDMADTSAGALTMGDMARIIGRLTGQDRQVIMRLEGDDIARVMEAATPFLGNGRTTGA, encoded by the coding sequence ATGAACGATGTTGTCCCCGTCACCGTCACGCTGAACTATCCCGTGCAGTTCGGGGACGAACTCATTACGGAACTGAAGTTCACCCGCCGCGTGCGCCTTTCGGACATGGCCGATACCTCGGCCGGGGCCCTGACCATGGGCGATATGGCCCGCATCATAGGCAGGCTTACCGGGCAGGACAGGCAGGTCATCATGCGCCTGGAAGGGGACGACATAGCCCGCGTCATGGAGGCGGCCACGCCTTTTTTAGGGAATGGCCGGACGACTGGCGCATAG